From Xenopus tropicalis strain Nigerian chromosome 3, UCB_Xtro_10.0, whole genome shotgun sequence, the proteins below share one genomic window:
- the LOC100491797 gene encoding P2Y purinoceptor 4: MSFSPSPSSPNSSLPTSSSQGSTCQLDESYKHIFLPICYLFTFLLSLGLNSVVLTRCLRHPRNPSLVYMFNLALSDLMYSLSLPFLITSYISRDRWLFGDPMCRLVRFLFYFNLYCSIFFLTCISYHRYRGICHPMRTMRIETLRWVRATCVLVWTLVFALTSPILFFARTGPLDGPVDGVTCWDDALDEDLPKYVPYGVFLHISGFFLPFSLTAWCYSRVVRTLCRTLKGGVVPGPVPGVAQRRKSIRTIVTITLLFALCFLPFHVTRTIFLALRAGGAALGGCRALGVVAVCYKVTRPLASANAFLNALLYFLTKEPCGRGNRGKRGEPISKPEGKKGPLKESQVWGNIYPSFP, translated from the coding sequence ATGTCCTTCTCTCCCTCACCCTCTTCCCCTAACTCTTCCCTCCCCACTTCATCCTCCCAGGGATCGACGTGCCAACTGGACGAGTCCTACAAGCACATCTTTCTCCCTATCTGCTACCTCTTCACCTTTCTGCTGAGCCTGGGCCTCAACTCCGTGGTCCTGACACGTTGCCTACGCCACCCACGGAACCCATCTCTGGTCTACATGTTCAACCTGGCCCTCAGCGACCTGATGTACAGTCTGTCTTTACCCTTCCTCATCACTAGCTACATCTCCCGTGACAGATGGCTCTTTGGGGACCCCATGTGTCGCTTAGTCCGTTTCCTCTTCTACTTTAACCTCTACTGCAGCATATTCTTCCTCACCTGCATCTCATACCATCGCTACCGGGGCATCTGCCACCCAATGCGCACGATGCGTATAGAGACCCTACGATGGGTGAGGGCTACCTGTGTGCTGGTCTGGACCCTTGTATTTGCTTTGACATCACCTATTCTGTTCTTTGCCCGGACGGGACCCCTAGATGGTCCAGTTGATGGAGTAACATGTTGGGATGATGCCCTTGATGAAGACCTTCCTAAATATGTACCCTATGGGGTATTCCTGCACATTTCTGGCTTCTTCTTGCCATTCTCACTCACTGCCTGGTGCTACTCCCGGGTGGTACGTACACTGTGCCGGACATTAAAGGGGGGCGTTGTGCCTGGACCTGTGCCTGGAGTTGCTCAGAGGCGCAAATCAATCCGGACCATTGTCACAATCACCCTCCTTTTTGCCCTTTGCTTTTTGCCCTTTCATGTAACCCGTACGATATTTTTGGCCCTAAGGGCAGGAGGAGCTGCCCTGGGTGGTTGCCGCGCACTCGGGGTGGTGGCTGTCTGCTATAAGGTTACTAGACCCCTGGCCAGTGCTAATGCCTTTCTCAATGCCTTGTTGTACTTTTTAACCAAGGAACCCTGCGGTCGAGGGAACAGGGGCAAAAGAGGAGAGCCTATATCAAAGCCAGAAGGCAAGAAAGGACCATTAAAAGAATCTCAGGTCTGGGGCAACATTTACCCTTCTTTCCCGTGA